From a single Brassica oleracea var. oleracea cultivar TO1000 chromosome C5, BOL, whole genome shotgun sequence genomic region:
- the LOC106292727 gene encoding uncharacterized protein LOC106292727 produces MESIASISTSIILLPPTTTISVSTSRSVLIPLPSHRCSSLSSAGRRISIPRRRHFLSCKSTTSGGGGGGGSDKQGGDEEESEEVEKALHLDGTIPGTSDEFVRQVSSRAYDMRRKLEQTFDSTSYDVLESNPWRGGDSKPVYVLTHRENQICTMKTRTTHSEVEKELGLLFSKRISNQKKQSRPETKFDMLVEDIRDGVLVFEDVNEAVRYCDLLQGGGKGCEGVAEIEASSVFDLCRKTRSLAVLFRRGRTPPTPQTLERNLGSRKRSLEDLRDNK; encoded by the exons ATGGAGTCGATAGCATCTATTTCTACTTCCATAATACTACTACCTCCAACAACAACGATCTCCGTTTCAACTTCACGATCAGTATTGATTCCTCTTCCTTCCCACCGCTGTTCTTCCCTTTCCAGCGCAGGGAGACGGATTTCGATTCCGAGAAGAAGACACTTCTTGAGCTGTAAATCGACCACCAGCGGCGGAGGAGGAGGAGGAGGATCAGATAAACAGGGTGGCGATGAAGAGGAAAGCGAGGAAGTGGAGAAGGCGCTTCACTTGGACGGTACGATCCCTGGGACTTCCGATGAGTTTGTGAGGCAAGTCTCGTCGCGTGCTTACGACATGCGTCGGAAACTAGAGCAGACGTTTGATTCCACCAGCTATGACG TGCTGGAGTCTAACCCATGGAGAGGAGGAGACTCAAAGCCGGTTTATGTACTAACACACAGAGAAAACCAGATCTGCACCATGAAAACTAGAACAACCCACAG TGAAGTAGAGAAAGAGCTTGGACTGTTGTTCTCTAAAAGGATCAGCAACCAGAAAAAGCAGTCTAGACCCGAAACTAAATTCGATATGCTCGTAGAAGACATTCGAGATGGAGTATTG GTTTTCGAAGATGTGAATGAGGCTGTTCGATACTGTGATCTACTACAAGGTGGAGGAAAAGGTTGTGAAGGCGTGGCTGAGATTGAGGCCTCCTCT GTTTTTGATCTTTGCCGGAAAACAAGGTCTCTGGCGGTTCTATTCCGCCGTGGAAGAACACCACCTACACCGCAGACGCTGGAGCGTAATTTGGGATCCCGTAAGCGTTCTCTTGAGGACTTGAGGGACAACAAGTAG
- the LOC106294810 gene encoding ARF guanine-nucleotide exchange factor GNOM, translating to MGRLKLHSGINAIEEEPEDFESSESSNTTTLACMIDTEVAAVLAVMRRNVRWGGRYMSGEDQLEHSLIQSLKALRKQLFSWNQPWHTISPMLYLQPFLDVIRSDETGAPITSIALSSVYKILSLNVIDQNTTNIEDAMHLIVDSVTSCRFEVTDPASEEVVLMKILQVLLACMKNRASVMLSNQHVCTVLNTCFRVVHQSGMKGELLQRVARHTMHELVRCIFSHLPEVDRTETTLVNRSESISQEKAGVDNDYAIVTKPVEDGNTNSEYDTENSVATFVSGAQSLMDDGPAGPGSRKPASPYDLHIMTEPYGVPSMVEIFHFLCSLLNMVEHVGMGARANTISFDEDVPLFALNMINSAIELGGASIRHHPRLLSLIQDELFRNLMQFGLSMSPLILSMVCSIVLNLYQHLRTELKLQLEAFFSCVILRLAQGKYGPSYQQQEVAMEALVNFCRQKSFMVEMYANLDCDITCSNVFEELSNLISKSTFPVNSPLSAMHILALDGLIAVIQGMAERISNGLTGLDLGPVHLDEYTPFWMVKCDNYSDPNHWVSFVRRRKYIKRRLMIGADHFNRDPKKGLEFLQGTHLLPDKLDPQSVACFFRYTAGLDKNLVGDFLGNHDEFCVQVLNEFAGTFDFQYMNLDTALRLFLETFRLPGESQKIQRVLEAFSERYYMQSPEILANKDAALVLSYSIIMLNTDQHNVQVKKKMTEEDFIRNNRHINGGNDLPREFLSELYHSICNNEIRTTPEQGSGFPEMTPSRWIDLMHKSKKTAPYILADSRAYLDHDMFAIMSGPTIAAISVVFDHAEHEDVYQTCIDGFLAIAKISACHHLEDVLDDLVVSLCKFTTLLNPSSADEPVLAFGDDPKARMATITIFTIANKYGDYIRTGWRNILDCILRLHKLGLLPARVATDAADESELSSEQGQGKPLANSLSSAHLQAMGTPRRSSGLMGRFSQLLSLDTEEPRSQPTEQQLAAHQRTLQTIQKCHIDSIFTESKFLQAESLLQLARALIWAAGRPQKGNSSPEDEDTAVFCLELLIAITLNNRDRIVLLWQGVYEHIATIAQSTVMPCNLVQKAIFGLLRICQRLLPYKESLADELLRSLQLVLKLDARVADAYCEDIALEVSRLVKANANHIRSQAGWRTITSLLSVTARHPEASEAGFNAVSFVMSEGTHLYPANYVLCVDAARHFAESRVGQSERSIRALDLMGDSLEHLAKWARTAKENMGEEDFAKTSQDFGEMWLRLVQGLRKVCLDQREDVRNHALQSLQKCLGGVDGISLAHSMWSQCFDKVIFTVLDDLLEIASGSQKDYRNMEGTLLLAIKLLSKVFLQLLQELSQLSTFCKLWLGVLTRMEKYMKVKVRSKKSDKLQETVPELLKNILLVMKTKGVLLQRSALGGDSLWELTWLHVNNIAPSMRLELFPDQESAEPCDDESNGLASAEAGAT from the exons ATGGGCCGCCTTAAGTTGCATTCTGGAATCAATGCCATTGAGGAAGAGCCTGAGGACTTCGAGAGTAGTGAGTCAAGCAATACAACCACTTTAGCATGCATGATCGATACTGAAGTCGCTGCTGTTTTGGCGGTTATGAGAAGAAATGTAAGATGGGGAGGTCGATACATGTCTGGTGAGGATCAACTAGAGCATTCGTTGATTCAGTCACTTAAAGCTCTTAGGAAACAGTTGTTCTCGTGGAACCAGCCTTGGCATACGATAAGTCCCATGCTCTATCTTCAGCCCTTTCTAGATGTGATACGGTCGGATGAAACTGGAGCACCGATAACCAGCATTGCTTTGTCATCAGTTTACAAGATCCTAAGTCTGAATGTGATTGATCAGAATACTACAAACATTGAAGACGCCATGCACTTGATTGTTGATTCTGTGACAAGCTGCCGTTTTGAGGTGACGGATCCTGCATCAGAAGAGGTTGTGCTAATGAAGATACTTCAGGTTCTTCTGGCTTGTATGAAAAATAGAGCGTCGGTTATGCTGAGCAACCAGCATGTATGCACTGTCCTCAACACTTGTTTTCGTGTTGTCCACCAATCAGGAATGAAAGGTGAGTTATTGCAACGTGTAGCTCGCCACACGATGCATGAACTTGTGAGGTGTATCTTCTCCCATCTCCCAGAAGTTGACAGAACGGAAACTACACTTGTCAACAGATCTGAAAGCATCAGTCAAGAG AAAGCTGGAGTGGACAATGATTATGCCATTGTGACTAAACCAGTGGAGGATGGAAATACTAATTCCGAGTATGATACTGAAAATTCTGTGGCAACTTTTGTATCTGGTGCTCAAAGTTTGATGGATGATGGACCGGCTGGGCCTGGAAGCAGAAAGCCGGCTTCTCCATACGATTTGCATATAATGACAGAGCCATACGGAGTTCCTAGTATGGTGGAAATATTTCACTTTTTATGCTCTTTGTTAAATATGGTCGAACATGTTGGGATGGGCGCCCGAGCAAATACCATATCATTTGATGAAGATGTGCCTCTCTTTGCGTTGAACATGATCAACTCAGCCATTGAATTGGGTGGAGCGTCCATCCGCCATCACCCAAGATTGTTAAGCCTAATTCAAGATGAGTTATTTCGTAATCTGATGCAATTCGGCTTGTCAATGAGCCCCCTTATTCTTTCGATGGTTTGCAGCATTGTTCTCAATTTGTATCAACATCTACGTACTGAGCTCAAACTGCAGCTTGAGGCATTCTTTTCCTGTGTAATTCTGAGGCTTGCGCAAGGAAAATACGGGCCCTCGTATCAGCAGCAAGAGGTTGCTATGGAAGCTCTTGTGAACTTTTGTAGGCAGAAGAGTTTTATGGTGGAGATGTATGCCAATCTCGATTGTGATATAACTTGCAGCAACGTGTTTGAGGAGCTATCTAATCTAATATCGAAGAGCACATTTCCTGTGAACAGTCCTTTGTCCGCAATGCACATTCTTGCGCTGGATGGCTTAATTGCTGTTATTCAAGGAATGGCCGAGAGGATCAGTAATGGATTGACCGGTTTAGACTTAGGGCCTGTCCATCTTGATGAGTACACGCCTTTCTGGATGGTTAAGTGTGACAATTACAGTGATCCAAATCACTGGGTTTCATTTGTCCGCAGGAGAAAATATATCAAGAGAAGGTTAATGATTGGAGCAGATCATTTTAACCGGGATCCAAAGAAGGGGTTAGAGTTTCTCCAAGGGACACATCTCTTGCCTGACAAACTTGATCCCCAGAGTGTGGCTTGCTTTTTCAGATATACTGCCGGGCTTGATAAGAACCTTGTGGGTGATTTTCTTGGGAATCACGACGAATTTTGTGTTCAGGTTCTCAATGAGTTTGCTGGGACTTTCGATTTCCAGTACATGAATTTGGATACTGCACTCCGGCTCTTCTTAGAAACTTTCAGGTTGCCCGGAGAATCTCAGAAAATACAGAGGGTTCTTGAAGCGTTCTCTGAGAGATACTATATGCAGTCTCCTGAGATTCTTGCTAACAAGGATGCTGCTCTTGTGTTATCATACTCTATTATCATGCTCAACACTGATCAACACAACGTTCAAGTAAAGAAAAAGATGACAGAAGAGGATTTTATTCGCAACAATAGGCATATCAATGGAGGAAATGATCTCCCTCGAGAATTTTTGTCTGAACTTTACCACTCCATCTGCAACAACGAGATCCGGACTACTCCAGAACAAGGTTCAGGCTTTCCTGAAATGACTCCCAGCCGTTGGATTGATTTGATGCATAAATCCAAGAAAACTGCTCCGTATATTTTGGCTGATTCAAGGGCTTATCTTGACCACGATATGTTTGCTATCATGTCTGGTCCAACCATTGCTGCCATATCAGTCGTTTTTGACCATGCAGAACATGAAGACGTTTACCAGACATGCATTGATGGATTCTTGGCTATTGCTAAAATCTCTGCTTGCCATCATCTGGAAGACGTGCTTGATGATCTGGTTGTGTCTCTCTGCAAATTCACAACACTGTTGAATCCATCATCTGCTGATGAACCGGTTCTAGCATTTGGTGATGACCCAAAGGCAAGGATGGCAACTATCACTATATTTACCATTGCAAACAAATATGGAGATTATATTCGTACGGGTTGGAGGAACATATTGGACTGCATCTTACGGCTGCATAAACTTGGACTTCTGCCAGCTCGTGTAGCCACTGATGCAGCTGATGAATCAGAACTTTCATCTGAGCAAGGACAAGGGAAGCCTCTTGCGAATTCCCTATCCTCAGCTCATCTACAAGCAATGGGAACTCCGAGGAGATCGTCCGGGCTGATGGGAAGGTTTAGTCAGCTTCTTTCACTTGATACAGAAGAGCCAAGATCACAGCCTACAGAGCAACAGCTTGCGGCTCATCAGCGAACACTTCAAACAATTCAGAAATGTCACATTGACAGCATATTTACCGAAAGCAAGTTTCTACAAGCTGAATCTTTGCTGCAGCTTGCGCGTGCTCTCATTTGGGCTGCAGGTAGGCCTCAAAAAGGGAACAGTTCTCCAGAGGATGAGGATACTGCAGTTTTCTGCCTGGAATTGCTAATTGCAATCACTCTTAACAACAGAGACAGGATCGTTCTCCTATGGCAAGGCGTCTATGAACACATAGCTACCATTGCTCAGTCAACGGTGATGCCCTGTAACTTAGTGCAGAAAGCTATTTTTGGTCTGCTTCGGATCTGCCAGAGACTACTTCCTTATAAAGAAAGCCTAGCTGATGAGCTTTTGAGATCTCTTCAGCTTGTGCTGAAACTGGATGCACGTGTTGCCGATGCCTATTGTGAGGATATTGCTCTTGAAGTCAGCCGTCTTGTGAAAGCCAATGCTAATCACATTAGGTCTCAGGCGGGATGGAGAACAATAACATCGTTACTCTCCGTTACAGCGAGGCACCCTGAAGCTTCTGAAGCAGGATTTAATGCCGTATCCTTTGTTATGTCTGAAGGAACTCACCTGTATCCAGCCAACTATGTTCTCTGTGTTGATGCTGCAAGACACTTTGCTGAATCCCGTGTGGGACAATCCGAACGTTCTATCCGTGCCCTCGATCTAATGGGAGATTCCTTAGAACATTTGGCTAAATGGGCTCGCACCGCTAAGGAGAACATGGGAGAAGAAGATTTTGCGAAGACGTCACAAGATTTCGGGGAAATGTGGCTAAGGCTTGTTCAAGGACTAAGAAAAGTGTGTTTAGACCAGAGAGAGGATGTCCGAAACCACGCGTTACAGTCATTACAAAAGTGTTTGGGCGGAGTAGACGGGATCAGTCTAGCTCATAGCATGTGGTCTCAATGCTTTGACAAAGTAATCTTCACCGTTTTAGATGACTTGCTCGAGATCGCTTCTGGGTCACAGAAAGACTACCGGAACATGGAAGGAACGTTGCTGCTGGCAATCAAACTCCTCTCCAAAGTGTTTCTTCAGCTACTCCAAGAACTGTCTCAGTTATCAACCTTCTGCAAGCTATGGCTGGGCGTCCTAACCCGTATGGAGAAATACATGAAAGTGAAAGTACGGAGCAAAAAAAGCGACAAGCTTCAAGAAACGGTGCCGGAGCTTCTGAAGAACATATTGCTTGTGATGAAGACGAAAGGAGTGCTTTTGCAAAGAAGTGCACTTGGTGGAGATAGCTTATGGGAGTTAACATGGCTTCACGTTAACAACATCGCTCCGTCTATGAGGCTGGAGCTATTCCCTGATCAAGAATCTGCAGAGCCTTGCGATGATGAGAGCAATGGCTTAGCTTCTGCTGAAGCTGGAGCGACATAA
- the LOC106343286 gene encoding serine/threonine-protein kinase TNNI3K translates to MSSEASAAGDGGETSGGPAPAYDKQKEKARVSRTSLILWHAHQNDASAVRKLLEEDPSLVHARDYDKRTPLHVASLHGWIDVVKCLIEFGADVNAQDRWKNTPLADAEGARKQKMIELLKSHGGLSYGQNGSHFEPKPVPPPIPKKCDWEIEPAELDFSNAAMIGKGSFGEIVKAYWRGTPVAVKRILPSLSDDRLVIQDFRHEVDLLVKLRHPNIVQFLGAVTERKPLMLITEYLRGGDLHQYLKEKGGLTPATAVNFALDIARGMTYLHNEPNVIIHRDLKPRNVLLVNSSADHLKVGDFGLSKLIKVQNSHDVYKMTGETGSYRYMAPEVFKHRKYDKKVDVFSFAMILYEMLEGEPPFANYEPYEAAKHVSDGHRPTFRSKGCTPDLRELIVKCWDADMNQRPSFLEILKRLDKIKETLPSDHHWGLFTS, encoded by the exons ATGAGCTCCGAAGCGTCGGCGGCTGGAGACGGCGGCGAAACGAGCGGTGGGCCAGCACCGGCGTACGACAAACAGAAGGAGAAGGCGCGCGTGAGCAGAACGTCTCTGATCCTGTGGCACGCGCACCAGAACGACGCCTCTGCAGTCCGGAAGCTCCTGGAGGAAGATCCGTCTCTGGTTCACGCCAGAGACTACGACAAGCGAACGCCTCTCCACGTGGCGTCTCTTCATGGGTGGATTGACGTCGTCAAATGTTTGATCGAGTTTGGTGCTGATGTCAACGCTCAGGACAGGTGGAAGAATACG CCTCTGGCTGATGCAGAAGGAGCTAGGAAGCAGAAAATGATCGAGCTACTCAAATCTCATGGCGGTTTATCTTAT GGTCAAAACGGAAGTCACTTTGAACCAAAGCCTGTGCCGCCACCAATTCCAAAGAAGTGTGACTGGGAGATTGAACCTGCTGAGCTGGATTTCTCTAATGCCGCCATGATTGGAAAG GGTTCGTTTGGAGAGATTGTGAAAGCCTATTGGAGAGGAACACCAGTAGCTGTCAAACGTATTCTTCCTTCTCTCTCTGATGATAGACTTGTTAT TCAGGACTTCAGGCATGAGGTTGATTTGCTAGTTAAGCTTCGCCATCCCAATATAGTCCAATTCTTAGGAGCCGTAACCGAAAGAAAGCCCCTTATGTTAATCACAGAGTACTTACGCGGG GGAGATCTTCACCAGTACCTCAAGGAGAAGGGCGGTCTTACTCCAGCAACTGCTGTTAACTTTGCCTTGGATATCGCTAG AGGAATGACATATCTTCACAATGAGCCTAATGTTATCATTCACCGAGATCTTAAACCAAG GAACGTTCTTCTGGTTAATTCAAGTGCAGACCACTTGAAAGTTGGAGACTTTGGGCTTAGTAAGCTCATAAAGGTTCAAAACTCTCATGATGTCTACAAAATGACTGGCGAAACAGGAAGCT ACCGGTATATGGCTCCTGAAGTGTTCAAGCATAGAAAATACGACAAGAAAGTCGATGTCTTCTCCTTTGCTATGATACTTTACGAG ATGCTTGAAGGAGAGCCACCGTTTGCGAACTACGAGCCGTACGAAGCAGCGAAACATGTATCAGATGGACACAGACCTACTTTCCGTTCCAAAGGATGCACACCTGATTTAAGAGA GTTAATAGTGAAATGCTGGGACGCTGACATGAACCAGAGACCATCGTTTCTGGAAATCCTCAAAAGACTTGACAAGATCAAGGAAACTCTGCCGTCGGATCACCATTGGGGCTTATTCACTTCATAA